One Oceanicoccus sagamiensis genomic region harbors:
- a CDS encoding HAD-IA family hydrolase: protein MTSTALQAVLFDLDGTLIDTAPDFAVVVNLLLERHGKAELPYSAIRETVSHGARALITLAFELQEGDDGFEALRLELLELYGQHLSVETSLFPGMHELLLWLESNNIPWGIVTNKPRLYAEPILRDLLLSERCSALVCPDDVTHTKPDPEPLLLACEHIGCEAQQTLYIGDHRRDIEAGKNADMKTMAVNYGYIEADDPAENWQADFYVDHADEIQALLIQHF from the coding sequence ATGACAAGCACCGCACTACAAGCCGTACTCTTTGACCTGGACGGCACGCTCATTGATACCGCGCCAGATTTTGCCGTGGTGGTTAATCTGTTATTAGAGCGCCACGGTAAAGCTGAACTGCCCTATAGCGCTATTCGCGAAACGGTCTCACACGGTGCCAGAGCCCTGATCACTCTGGCGTTTGAGCTGCAAGAAGGCGATGACGGCTTTGAAGCCTTACGACTGGAGTTACTGGAGCTATACGGCCAGCACCTTAGCGTCGAAACCTCGCTATTCCCCGGCATGCATGAATTGTTGCTATGGCTGGAGTCCAACAACATCCCCTGGGGCATTGTCACCAATAAGCCACGCCTCTATGCCGAGCCCATTCTCAGGGACTTGCTATTGAGCGAGCGTTGCAGCGCATTGGTCTGCCCGGATGACGTCACCCATACCAAGCCAGACCCGGAACCACTGTTGCTAGCCTGCGAACACATCGGCTGCGAAGCGCAACAGACGCTCTATATTGGTGATCATCGCCGTGATATAGAGGCTGGAAAAAATGCCGATATGAAAACTATGGCGGTTAACTATGGCTATATAGAAGCGGATGATCCTGCGGAAAACTGGCAGGCGGACTTTTATGTCGATCACGCCGATGAGATTCAGGCCTTATTAATCCAACACTTTTAA
- a CDS encoding YciK family oxidoreductase: MSDTPHLYQAPDDLLTGRIILVTGAGDGIGRCAAITFAAYGATVILVGKTIEKLEAVYDEIEHAGYPQAAIYPIHLGGAVMKDYHDLHDTLEQEFGQLDGLLHNASILGDRKPIAQTDSEEWLEVMQINANAPFMMTQALLPLMEKSPDASIIFTASSVGRKGRAYWGPYAISKFATEGLMETLADELANTSNIRVNSLNPGATNTGMRHTAYPAEDPSVNPLPKEIMPLYLYLMGADSQGINGQALDAQPKS; encoded by the coding sequence ATGTCCGACACCCCCCACCTCTATCAAGCCCCTGATGATCTGTTAACAGGCCGTATCATTCTGGTAACCGGTGCCGGCGATGGCATTGGCCGCTGCGCTGCCATTACCTTCGCCGCCTATGGAGCAACGGTGATTCTGGTGGGTAAAACCATCGAGAAACTCGAAGCGGTCTATGACGAAATTGAACATGCCGGCTATCCGCAGGCTGCCATTTACCCTATCCATCTGGGCGGTGCGGTGATGAAAGATTACCACGATCTGCATGACACTCTGGAGCAGGAGTTTGGCCAACTCGATGGTTTATTGCATAACGCCAGTATTTTGGGTGACCGCAAACCGATAGCCCAAACTGATAGTGAAGAATGGCTGGAGGTGATGCAGATTAATGCCAATGCCCCCTTTATGATGACTCAAGCCCTGCTGCCACTGATGGAAAAATCCCCGGACGCTTCGATTATTTTTACCGCTTCCAGTGTTGGCCGCAAAGGACGTGCTTACTGGGGACCTTATGCCATCTCGAAATTCGCCACCGAAGGCCTGATGGAAACACTGGCAGATGAACTCGCCAATACCAGCAATATCCGGGTTAACTCCCTCAACCCCGGTGCAACCAATACCGGGATGCGCCATACCGCCTACCCCGCTGAAGACCCCTCGGTAAATCCCTTACCCAAAGAGATTATGCCCTTATATCTATATTTGATGGGTGCTGATAGCCAGGGCATTAATGGGCAAGCGCTGGATGCCCAACCTAAAAGCTAG
- a CDS encoding TIGR04211 family SH3 domain-containing protein: MKNLVLWLALFAASSQLYSQTLYVSDQLTVAMRSGQSNEYRIVKYLVSGTSLTQIGTSEDGSYIQVRTRKGIEGWVQNQDLSQQPSGRAMYKTAQGTIANLEGKNSALKQQLNEISSKHASTQDKLTSLTSNNNEVSKELENIKAISANAIQLNEDNQRLLEENQMLKNEVEVLSTDNQRLVDNQESDAFLNGAFAVLIGVMITLIVPRAWPKKSTDWA; the protein is encoded by the coding sequence GTGAAAAACCTTGTTCTATGGTTGGCGTTATTCGCCGCCAGCAGCCAACTTTACAGCCAAACCCTTTATGTCAGCGACCAGCTAACGGTGGCAATGCGCAGTGGCCAAAGCAATGAATACCGTATTGTTAAATATCTGGTTAGCGGGACATCACTCACTCAAATTGGGACAAGCGAAGATGGCAGTTACATCCAGGTACGCACCCGCAAAGGTATCGAAGGCTGGGTTCAAAATCAGGACTTAAGCCAACAACCTTCCGGCAGGGCGATGTATAAAACCGCCCAGGGCACGATTGCCAACCTGGAAGGTAAAAATTCAGCGCTTAAACAGCAGCTTAATGAGATCAGCAGCAAGCATGCCAGTACTCAGGATAAACTGACATCGCTTACCAGCAACAACAACGAAGTCAGCAAAGAGCTGGAAAATATTAAAGCGATCTCTGCCAATGCGATTCAACTGAATGAAGACAACCAGCGCTTACTCGAAGAAAATCAAATGTTAAAAAATGAAGTCGAGGTGCTCTCTACGGATAACCAACGTCTGGTAGATAATCAGGAGAGCGATGCTTTTCTGAATGGCGCTTTTGCCGTGTTGATTGGTGTTATGATTACCTTGATTGTCCCCAGAGCATGGCCCAAGAAAAGTACTGATTGGGCATAA
- a CDS encoding VC0807 family protein: protein MLANLAFNIIIPTLIMTKLSSEDYLGPVYSIVVALSFPIIFGVKDYLENHKANFFSALGILSVVLTGGISLLQLDPQYIAIKEAAIPACFGLATLFSVRTKYPLVKTFLFNDQILQIDKVKAALEANHNQDAFEHKLVNASYMVAGSFFLSSVLNYILAKVILVSEPGTVAFTEELGKMTALSFPVIALPSTIVLMGALYYLLHHIQKLTHLKAEEIFNEA, encoded by the coding sequence ATGCTCGCCAATTTGGCCTTTAATATCATTATCCCTACCCTGATTATGACCAAACTCAGCTCCGAGGATTATTTGGGGCCGGTTTACAGTATTGTGGTGGCGCTCAGCTTCCCGATCATCTTTGGAGTCAAAGATTATCTGGAGAACCATAAAGCCAACTTCTTTTCTGCTCTGGGTATCCTGAGTGTGGTATTAACAGGCGGTATTAGCCTGTTACAACTGGACCCGCAATATATTGCGATTAAAGAGGCCGCTATTCCCGCTTGTTTTGGCCTTGCCACCCTATTCTCCGTTCGAACCAAATACCCGCTGGTCAAAACCTTTCTGTTTAATGATCAAATACTGCAAATCGACAAGGTCAAAGCAGCGCTGGAGGCCAACCATAACCAGGATGCCTTTGAGCATAAACTGGTCAATGCCTCGTATATGGTCGCTGGCTCGTTTTTTCTATCATCGGTACTCAATTATATTCTGGCCAAAGTCATCCTGGTCAGCGAGCCGGGCACCGTAGCCTTTACCGAGGAACTCGGCAAAATGACCGCACTTAGCTTCCCCGTTATAGCTCTACCCAGCACCATTGTACTCATGGGCGCGCTGTATTATTTGCTGCACCATATTCAAAAATTAACGCATTTAAAAGCTGAGGAAATATTTAACGAGGCTTAA
- the rluB gene encoding 23S rRNA pseudouridine(2605) synthase RluB: MTDSPAGEKLQKLLAQAGVGSRREMEKVISAGRVQVNGTIARLGDRASRRDKISVDGHLVKLTDENVGRVLVYNKPEGEICSRNDPEGRKTVFDRLPKVKDGRWIAVGRLDFNTTGLLLFTTDGELANALMHPSSEIDREYLCRVLGNVDEAMLQRMMDGILLDDGVAKFTDIVDGGGEGANRWFYVALMEGRNREVRRLWESQEVQVSRLKRVRFGKVFLPPKLKQGQWEEMNYKDMQELYKMVSMDAPKPVKILPKELETMERMQRKNRGIKRPTRGRR, encoded by the coding sequence ATGACTGATTCTCCTGCTGGCGAAAAACTGCAAAAACTCCTCGCCCAAGCCGGCGTTGGCTCTCGCCGTGAGATGGAAAAGGTGATCAGTGCCGGACGCGTACAGGTTAATGGCACCATCGCCCGGCTGGGTGATCGTGCCTCTCGCCGCGATAAGATTTCAGTGGATGGCCACCTGGTCAAGCTAACCGATGAAAACGTCGGTCGCGTTCTGGTCTACAACAAGCCCGAAGGTGAAATTTGTTCCCGCAATGACCCTGAAGGCCGCAAAACCGTTTTTGACCGTCTACCTAAAGTCAAAGATGGTCGCTGGATTGCAGTGGGCCGTCTCGATTTTAATACCACCGGCTTATTATTGTTTACCACCGATGGTGAGTTGGCCAATGCACTAATGCACCCCTCATCAGAAATTGACCGCGAGTACTTATGCCGTGTGTTAGGCAATGTGGATGAGGCGATGTTACAGCGGATGATGGATGGCATTTTGCTGGATGACGGTGTGGCCAAGTTTACCGATATTGTCGATGGTGGCGGTGAAGGCGCCAACCGCTGGTTCTATGTTGCCTTAATGGAAGGTCGCAACCGAGAAGTACGCCGCCTGTGGGAATCCCAGGAGGTTCAGGTCAGCCGCTTAAAGCGGGTGCGCTTTGGTAAAGTCTTTTTACCCCCCAAGCTTAAGCAGGGGCAGTGGGAAGAGATGAACTATAAGGATATGCAAGAGCTTTACAAAATGGTGTCCATGGATGCGCCCAAGCCGGTAAAAATTCTACCCAAAGAGTTGGAAACCATGGAGCGTATGCAGCGTAAAAATCGTGGTATTAAACGTCCCACACGAGGCCGACGCTAA
- the scpB gene encoding SMC-Scp complex subunit ScpB, with amino-acid sequence MSIDSKQLQNILEGALLASAKPLTVAQMAELFDEEMEERPANDVIRAVLEDIQHACEGRGFELKEVNSGFRFQVVQTVAPWVGRLWEEKPQKYSRALLETLALIAYRQPITRGDIEDIRGVAVSSNIIKTLLEREWVRVVGHKDVPGRPAMYATTRRFLDYFNLKNLEDLPTLAEIRDLDTMNEELALEGADTLDPEAVAAGTEDTLGEDTVSEESPAADLDNDDTANTDDATVEMEFIDELDDHANDDSNTVEAVETDAGDSESIDETKAGDESDIPA; translated from the coding sequence ATGAGTATCGATAGCAAACAATTACAAAATATTCTTGAAGGTGCCTTATTGGCTTCGGCAAAACCCTTGACCGTGGCACAAATGGCCGAGTTGTTTGATGAGGAAATGGAAGAGCGTCCGGCCAATGATGTGATTCGCGCGGTGTTGGAAGATATTCAACACGCCTGTGAAGGCCGCGGCTTTGAATTAAAAGAAGTGAATAGTGGTTTTCGCTTTCAGGTAGTGCAAACGGTTGCCCCTTGGGTGGGTCGTTTATGGGAAGAAAAACCCCAGAAATATTCTCGTGCCCTGTTGGAGACACTGGCCTTAATCGCTTATCGCCAGCCTATTACCCGAGGTGATATCGAAGATATTCGCGGTGTTGCGGTTAGCTCCAATATTATTAAAACCCTGTTAGAGCGTGAGTGGGTTCGTGTAGTAGGCCATAAAGATGTACCGGGTCGCCCTGCCATGTATGCGACTACAAGGCGTTTCCTGGATTATTTTAATCTTAAAAATCTGGAAGATTTACCGACGCTGGCTGAAATTCGTGACCTTGATACCATGAATGAAGAGTTAGCCCTTGAAGGGGCTGATACGCTTGACCCTGAAGCCGTTGCTGCGGGTACTGAAGATACTCTGGGTGAAGATACGGTCAGTGAAGAAAGCCCTGCTGCGGATTTAGATAACGACGATACGGCCAATACTGACGATGCTACCGTTGAAATGGAATTTATTGATGAGCTGGATGACCATGCAAACGATGATAGTAATACCGTTGAAGCGGTTGAGACAGACGCTGGCGATAGCGAGTCCATCGACGAGACCAAAGCGGGCGATGAAAGCGATATCCCTGCTTAA
- a CDS encoding segregation and condensation protein A, translated as MRSGGSQQGEMPFAVVQGEAVTEIPQDLYIPPDALEVFLDAFEGPLDLLLYLIKRQNIDILEINVANITHQYMQYVAMMDSMQFELAAEYLLMAAMLAEIKSRMLLPRSADAEEDEEDPRAQLIRRLQEYERFKQAAEDIDEMPRLGREIFEASAAPPDVKKERPEPVVEMKEILLALGEVLRRADMYESHQVQKEKLSTRERMSQVLTMLSDNSFTPFVSLFTVEEGRLGVVVTFLAVMELIKESLVEIVQSEPFGPIHVKARSS; from the coding sequence TTGCGCAGCGGTGGTTCACAGCAGGGTGAGATGCCTTTTGCTGTTGTTCAGGGTGAGGCTGTTACCGAGATCCCTCAGGATTTATATATTCCCCCCGATGCGCTGGAAGTCTTTCTGGACGCCTTTGAAGGCCCCCTGGATCTGTTGCTCTATCTGATCAAGCGCCAGAATATTGATATTCTCGAAATCAATGTCGCCAATATCACCCATCAATATATGCAGTATGTGGCGATGATGGATTCTATGCAGTTTGAGCTGGCGGCGGAATATCTGCTAATGGCGGCGATGCTGGCCGAAATTAAATCCCGTATGCTTTTACCCCGTTCTGCCGATGCGGAAGAAGATGAAGAAGATCCGCGGGCACAGCTGATTCGTCGCTTGCAGGAATATGAGCGCTTTAAGCAAGCCGCTGAAGATATTGACGAGATGCCCCGTCTGGGCCGTGAAATCTTTGAAGCCAGCGCTGCGCCACCGGATGTTAAAAAGGAACGCCCGGAGCCGGTGGTTGAAATGAAAGAAATTCTATTAGCCCTGGGTGAAGTGCTGCGCCGCGCCGATATGTATGAAAGCCATCAGGTACAAAAAGAAAAGCTGTCTACCCGTGAGCGTATGTCGCAGGTATTGACCATGTTATCGGATAATTCCTTTACCCCATTTGTATCCCTGTTTACCGTTGAAGAAGGCCGCCTGGGTGTGGTGGTTACCTTTCTGGCGGTTATGGAATTAATTAAAGAATCACTGGTTGAAATTGTTCAGTCTGAACCTTTTGGCCCCATCCACGTTAAAGCAAGATCATCATGA
- a CDS encoding PHP domain-containing protein: protein MNIDFHSHTTASDGALTPMDVLLRAREQGVEMMAITDHDTVSGYQSVREQWQDDTMQLIAGVELSCLWGRRLIHVVGLNINIDNQLLQQGLAEQQQSRLDRAVLIGDKLAKQGFEGGYAFVAQLAGDSQIGRPHFAQFLVERGHVSSEKEAFKRYLGAGKIGDVKSSWPEMAKVIQWINDSGGVAVLAHPLHYKMTATKLRALVTDFKAQGGAAIEVISGKQPKDRTQYLAQLTEQFDLAASIGSDFHRPGMPWNELGQAGVLPKSCQPVWSVFK from the coding sequence GTGAATATTGATTTTCACAGCCATACTACCGCCTCCGATGGCGCCCTGACCCCAATGGATGTATTACTCCGTGCCAGAGAGCAGGGCGTTGAGATGATGGCGATTACTGATCACGATACGGTCAGTGGCTATCAGTCTGTGCGGGAGCAGTGGCAGGACGATACGATGCAGTTAATCGCCGGGGTGGAGTTGTCCTGCCTCTGGGGGCGACGTTTGATTCATGTAGTAGGCCTGAATATCAATATTGATAACCAGCTCCTGCAACAGGGTCTGGCCGAACAGCAGCAGTCGCGCCTTGATCGGGCGGTATTGATCGGCGATAAGCTGGCTAAACAAGGCTTTGAGGGGGGGTATGCCTTTGTTGCGCAATTGGCCGGTGACAGCCAAATTGGCCGCCCGCATTTTGCTCAATTTCTGGTTGAGCGAGGGCATGTTAGCTCGGAGAAAGAGGCTTTTAAGCGTTATCTGGGCGCTGGCAAAATTGGCGATGTAAAATCCAGCTGGCCGGAGATGGCCAAGGTTATCCAGTGGATTAATGATAGCGGTGGGGTCGCGGTTTTGGCCCACCCCTTACATTATAAAATGACAGCCACTAAACTGCGGGCCCTGGTGACAGATTTTAAAGCACAAGGTGGCGCCGCTATTGAGGTGATTAGTGGCAAACAGCCCAAAGACCGCACCCAGTACCTGGCACAACTAACCGAGCAGTTTGACTTGGCGGCATCCATTGGCAGTGATTTCCACCGCCCCGGCATGCCATGGAATGAGTTAGGGCAGGCAGGCGTTTTGCCCAAGAGTTGCCAACCCGTTTGGTCAGTATTCAAGTAG
- a CDS encoding SDR family oxidoreductase — MSHQPLAGKRIFITHADVFMGPTLCKVLTEQGATVIADTHSLLDKDEPAALIEAAGDIDILIASLAIPAPTSLAIEASDQEWAHTFAHLVDPLPRLCRAVLPQMIERQAGKILVVGSASALRGIKRASTYSAARGAQLAYAQSLALEVAKEGVQVNAIAQNFVDNPTYFPQEVQQMPAFQERLKREVPLGRLVTMEEDSTFIAYLCSDAANCFVGQVFPVCGGWVNR, encoded by the coding sequence ATGAGCCATCAGCCATTAGCGGGAAAACGTATTTTTATCACCCATGCCGATGTGTTTATGGGGCCTACCTTATGTAAGGTCTTAACCGAGCAGGGGGCTACCGTTATTGCTGATACCCACTCTCTGCTAGATAAAGATGAGCCTGCCGCGCTGATAGAAGCCGCAGGTGATATTGATATATTAATTGCCAGCCTGGCGATACCGGCACCGACCTCATTGGCTATTGAAGCTAGCGATCAGGAGTGGGCCCATACCTTTGCCCATTTGGTGGACCCTTTGCCACGCCTGTGTCGTGCTGTCTTGCCACAGATGATTGAGCGCCAGGCGGGTAAAATACTGGTGGTGGGCAGTGCTTCGGCCCTGCGAGGTATTAAGCGTGCCAGCACATACAGTGCGGCACGGGGTGCGCAGTTAGCCTATGCGCAATCGCTGGCTCTGGAGGTGGCAAAAGAGGGGGTGCAGGTTAATGCGATTGCACAAAACTTTGTCGATAACCCCACCTATTTCCCGCAAGAGGTACAGCAAATGCCGGCGTTTCAGGAGAGGCTAAAGCGGGAAGTCCCGCTGGGTCGTTTGGTGACGATGGAGGAAGATTCAACGTTTATTGCTTATCTTTGCAGCGATGCCGCCAACTGTTTTGTTGGTCAGGTATTTCCTGTCTGTGGCGGCTGGGTTAACCGCTAG
- a CDS encoding TIGR02450 family Trp-rich protein codes for MKTINPKKLLNSKWTSVSPAKKEKHFIVTEVEFDEEGIVVHCMIEAVISKRSSPIEWRALKDSRQWLYGWK; via the coding sequence TTGAAGACTATTAACCCTAAAAAACTCTTAAACAGTAAATGGACCTCGGTATCACCCGCTAAAAAAGAAAAACATTTTATCGTGACCGAGGTTGAATTTGATGAAGAGGGTATCGTTGTTCACTGCATGATTGAGGCGGTTATCTCCAAGCGCTCAAGCCCTATTGAATGGCGAGCGTTAAAAGATTCCAGGCAATGGCTGTATGGCTGGAAGTAG
- a CDS encoding Fis family transcriptional regulator, with the protein MKKTDKKIDKAIIAALTDVCDIALAEVAGFQWLTHRVDYKRFPGSLLVVCVFASKAELSTAIELGKDHYLRQLIKEKLQPVIPVKNAAYQLKFDTEEACELEHGGQWSQRL; encoded by the coding sequence ATGAAAAAAACCGATAAGAAAATAGATAAGGCTATTATTGCCGCGTTGACGGATGTCTGCGATATAGCTCTGGCTGAGGTGGCCGGTTTTCAGTGGCTTACCCATCGGGTTGATTATAAAAGGTTTCCGGGTTCCCTGCTGGTTGTGTGTGTCTTCGCTAGCAAGGCCGAGCTGTCAACGGCGATAGAGCTAGGCAAAGACCATTATCTACGGCAATTAATCAAAGAAAAGCTACAGCCTGTTATTCCTGTTAAAAATGCGGCTTATCAACTGAAGTTTGATACGGAAGAAGCCTGTGAGTTGGAGCATGGCGGCCAATGGAGCCAGCGTTTGTAG
- a CDS encoding GGDEF domain-containing protein translates to MVTTVQSSNTVAFPTPKSPGNRKRTEAIRVEQHAELRLQLSNILQTTLELPLVLQLFFDEVQRTLSIDSLTYRNSKLTSNIELGIGARHNCHYKLVTNKDSLGEVAFSRGKRFSEKELQLLEMLIGCLICPIRNSLMYREAVQSALRDPLTGSGNRMALENTLEREVALAKRHNQALSVLVVDIDKFKTINDNYGHTAGDYVLKDVAHILTLCSRETDAAYRAYRFGGEEFVLILNNTEANGSAVVAERIRQYIENMTTTFEENSLNVTVSVGVATLEDEDDMATLFSRADKALYQAKREGRNRVVNA, encoded by the coding sequence ATGGTAACCACAGTACAAAGTTCAAATACTGTTGCTTTCCCCACCCCGAAATCACCGGGTAACCGGAAACGTACTGAAGCTATTCGTGTTGAACAACATGCCGAATTACGCCTCCAGCTCAGCAATATCCTGCAAACCACACTGGAACTGCCGCTGGTTCTGCAACTATTTTTTGATGAAGTGCAGCGCACCTTATCCATCGACAGCCTGACTTACCGCAACAGCAAACTGACCTCTAATATTGAGCTTGGCATAGGCGCCCGCCATAACTGCCACTACAAACTGGTCACCAATAAAGACTCACTGGGTGAGGTGGCCTTTAGCCGCGGCAAACGCTTTAGTGAAAAAGAATTACAGTTACTGGAAATGCTGATTGGCTGCCTGATCTGCCCTATCCGCAATTCCCTGATGTACCGTGAAGCCGTGCAAAGTGCACTGCGGGACCCGCTTACAGGTTCCGGCAACCGTATGGCACTGGAAAATACGCTTGAACGCGAAGTGGCGCTGGCCAAACGTCATAACCAGGCGCTATCGGTACTGGTTGTTGATATTGATAAATTTAAAACTATTAATGACAACTATGGCCATACTGCCGGTGATTATGTACTGAAAGATGTCGCGCATATTTTGACACTTTGCAGCCGCGAAACCGATGCAGCCTACCGCGCTTATCGTTTTGGTGGTGAGGAATTTGTGTTAATTCTTAACAATACTGAAGCCAATGGCTCCGCGGTTGTGGCAGAACGTATTCGTCAATATATTGAAAATATGACCACCACCTTTGAAGAGAACTCGCTCAATGTAACGGTGAGTGTCGGTGTTGCCACGCTGGAAGACGAAGATGATATGGCGACGCTATTTAGCCGTGCCGATAAGGCGCTCTACCAGGCCAAGCGTGAAGGCAGAAACCGGGTGGTTAACGCCTAG
- a CDS encoding pyridoxine 5'-phosphate synthase, protein MSQSKPADLSVNLNKIALIRNSRDTTYPSVTHHAQICIDAGADGITVHPRPDQRHIRVDDCYDLATMLSVEFNIEGNPFAPAMKSDRPGVSDYPGFIDLVKDIKPAQCTLVPDSNEQLTSDHGFDLTQSGDQLAPIIQELQKLGVRVSLFMDPDLQQIELAKQVGADRIELYTGPYADAIKTNNNADAVFEQFYRAGEKAQDINIGLNAGHDLNLDNLSRFATIPQLLEVSIGHAMTVDAISMGLANAVKAYQRCLGKT, encoded by the coding sequence GTGAGCCAATCCAAGCCAGCTGATCTTAGCGTTAATCTGAATAAAATCGCCCTGATTAGAAATTCCCGCGATACCACCTACCCCAGCGTTACCCACCATGCGCAAATCTGTATTGATGCAGGCGCCGATGGCATTACCGTTCACCCCCGCCCAGACCAGCGTCATATCCGCGTGGATGACTGCTATGATCTAGCCACGATGTTAAGCGTGGAGTTTAATATTGAGGGCAACCCTTTTGCACCCGCTATGAAGAGCGATCGACCTGGTGTTAGTGATTACCCGGGTTTTATTGATTTAGTGAAAGATATCAAACCGGCTCAATGCACCTTGGTGCCGGATAGCAATGAGCAACTGACCTCTGACCATGGTTTTGATTTAACCCAAAGCGGTGATCAACTGGCCCCTATTATTCAGGAACTGCAAAAGCTGGGGGTCCGTGTCAGTCTATTTATGGACCCGGATTTGCAGCAAATTGAACTGGCCAAACAGGTAGGAGCTGATCGTATTGAGTTATATACGGGGCCCTATGCCGATGCTATTAAGACTAATAACAATGCCGATGCCGTGTTCGAACAGTTTTACCGCGCTGGGGAAAAAGCTCAGGATATTAATATTGGCCTTAATGCAGGTCATGATTTAAATCTGGATAACCTGAGCCGCTTTGCCACTATCCCGCAACTGCTAGAGGTTTCAATTGGCCATGCCATGACTGTCGATGCCATCAGCATGGGGCTGGCCAATGCCGTCAAAGCCTATCAACGCTGCTTAGGTAAGACCTAG
- a CDS encoding L-threonylcarbamoyladenylate synthase, which yields MSQFFQIHPDNPQSRLINQAVDIIRKGGVVVYPTDSGYALGCHLGDKRALETIRRIRKLDAKHNFTLICRDLSELGNYARVDNSAYRLLKNHTPGPYTFILKATSEVPKRLMHPKRKTIGLRVPENNITRELLAGLNEPMMSVTMMLPGDDQPMTDPYEIRQTLEHELDLVIDGGYCGMEPTSVIDLVEDTPEIIRRGQGDVSHFEVD from the coding sequence ATGAGTCAGTTTTTCCAAATACACCCGGATAACCCGCAATCGCGGTTGATTAACCAGGCGGTGGATATTATTCGCAAAGGAGGGGTGGTGGTTTACCCCACGGATTCTGGCTATGCTCTGGGCTGCCATTTGGGCGATAAAAGGGCGCTGGAAACCATCCGCCGTATCCGCAAGCTGGATGCCAAGCACAACTTTACCCTGATCTGTCGGGATTTATCGGAGTTGGGCAACTATGCCCGGGTTGATAATAGCGCCTACCGCTTGCTTAAAAATCATACCCCAGGGCCTTATACCTTTATTCTCAAAGCCACCAGCGAAGTGCCCAAACGCTTAATGCATCCCAAGCGTAAAACCATTGGCCTGCGGGTGCCGGAAAACAATATCACCCGTGAGCTATTGGCGGGCCTGAATGAGCCTATGATGAGTGTTACGATGATGCTGCCGGGAGATGACCAGCCCATGACCGACCCTTATGAGATCCGCCAGACTCTGGAACATGAGCTGGATCTGGTGATTGATGGTGGATACTGCGGTATGGAGCCTACCTCGGTGATTGATCTGGTGGAAGATACCCCGGAAATTATCCGCCGCGGCCAGGGTGACGTAAGCCACTTTGAGGTGGATTAA
- a CDS encoding peptidylprolyl isomerase: MKKQTLLLLSLIFSGLACMPVFAADKDSTPKNPTAIIHTTKGPITIELYAKEAPITVANFIDYAESGFYNDTIFHRVIKRFMIQGGGFTKEMQRKNPKAPIANESGNGLHNDRWTLAMARTNDPDSATSQFFINTKMNSSLDKKGKTPGYAVFAIVTDGQYVVKSIEKTPTMTLGSYADVPVEPVYIERVEIIK; this comes from the coding sequence ATGAAAAAACAGACGCTCTTATTATTATCTTTAATTTTTTCAGGCTTGGCCTGTATGCCTGTCTTTGCAGCCGATAAGGACAGTACGCCAAAAAATCCAACGGCGATCATCCACACCACCAAAGGTCCAATCACTATTGAGCTATATGCTAAAGAAGCCCCCATCACCGTAGCCAACTTTATTGACTATGCCGAGTCTGGCTTTTACAACGACACGATTTTTCACCGGGTGATTAAACGCTTTATGATTCAAGGCGGTGGCTTTACCAAAGAGATGCAGAGAAAAAACCCCAAGGCGCCTATCGCTAACGAATCCGGCAACGGCCTGCACAACGACCGCTGGACTCTGGCTATGGCAAGAACCAACGACCCCGACAGCGCCACCTCGCAATTTTTTATTAATACCAAAATGAATTCCAGTCTGGATAAAAAAGGCAAAACCCCGGGTTATGCAGTTTTTGCCATTGTTACCGACGGCCAGTATGTGGTTAAAAGCATTGAAAAAACACCGACCATGACATTAGGTAGCTACGCCGATGTGCCGGTTGAACCGGTCTATATCGAACGCGTTGAAATTATTAAGTAA